A genomic stretch from Methanoculleus horonobensis includes:
- a CDS encoding bifunctional 5,6,7,8-tetrahydromethanopterin hydro-lyase/3-hexulose-6-phosphate synthase codes for MYLIGEALVGDGAELAHIDLLIGNKEGAVGQAFANSISQLSRGHTPLLAVVRPNLPTKPSTLIIPKVTLKKEYQVNQMFGPVQAAVAKAVADSVEEGVFEGVDIEDTVIMASVFVHPTAEDYNKIYRFNYGAMKLALRRALDRFPDVETLLHEKDRAAHAVMGFKVQRLWNPPYLQVAMDLVDRNHMNKVLDELPQNDHLIIEAGTPLIKKFGLSIISEIRERRPNAFIVADLKTLDTGNLEARMTADAGADAVVISGLAPISTIEKAIEDTRKTGIYTVIDMLNVANPVAVIEQLKVKPDVVELHRGIDVEDTAYAWGDIPAIKKAGGERLLVATAGGVRQHVVKDALKAGADILVVGRAITASKNIQNAAEEFLKELSTEEIDQFRIMTDF; via the coding sequence ATGTATCTCATCGGTGAAGCACTGGTTGGAGATGGCGCAGAACTTGCGCACATCGATCTGTTAATCGGAAACAAAGAGGGCGCGGTAGGACAGGCGTTCGCGAACTCCATCTCGCAGCTCTCCAGGGGCCACACCCCGCTCCTCGCGGTCGTCAGGCCGAACCTGCCGACGAAACCCTCGACGCTGATCATCCCGAAGGTCACCCTGAAGAAAGAGTATCAGGTGAACCAGATGTTCGGGCCCGTCCAGGCCGCGGTGGCGAAGGCCGTCGCCGACTCGGTCGAGGAGGGCGTCTTTGAGGGAGTCGATATCGAGGACACCGTCATCATGGCGAGCGTCTTCGTCCACCCGACCGCAGAGGACTACAACAAGATCTACCGGTTCAACTACGGCGCGATGAAACTCGCGCTCCGCCGGGCACTCGACCGGTTCCCCGACGTCGAGACGCTCCTGCACGAGAAGGACCGGGCGGCCCACGCGGTCATGGGATTCAAGGTCCAGCGCCTCTGGAACCCGCCGTACCTCCAGGTCGCCATGGATCTCGTCGACAGGAACCACATGAACAAGGTTCTCGACGAACTGCCCCAGAACGACCACCTGATCATCGAGGCCGGAACGCCGCTGATCAAGAAGTTCGGCCTCTCGATCATCTCCGAGATCCGCGAACGCCGCCCGAACGCGTTCATCGTTGCGGACTTAAAAACCCTCGACACCGGCAACCTCGAGGCCCGGATGACCGCCGATGCCGGCGCCGACGCCGTCGTGATCTCCGGTCTCGCGCCGATCTCGACGATCGAGAAGGCGATCGAAGATACCCGCAAGACCGGCATCTACACGGTCATCGACATGCTCAACGTCGCGAACCCCGTCGCCGTCATCGAGCAGCTGAAGGTGAAGCCGGACGTCGTGGAACTCCACCGCGGCATCGACGTCGAGGATACCGCCTACGCCTGGGGAGACATCCCGGCGATCAAGAAGGCCGGCGGCGAGCGGCTGCTGGTCGCGACGGCAGGCGGCGTCAGGCAGCATGTCGTGAAGGACGCGCTCAAAGCGGGCGCCGATATCCTGGTCGTCGGCCGCGCCATCACCGCGAGCAAGAACATCCAGAACGCAGCGGAAGAGTTCCTCAAGGAACTGAGCACCGAAGAGATCGACCAGTTCCGCATCATGACCGACTTCTAA
- a CDS encoding PH domain-containing protein: protein MSFPGPVNGQAPADEGSPEPGAGTDGYRRLNRKCMLSMYIDYAMWYAVLLAAYILTKTYGEGFLGPYSDPVGYGFLVVLGIALVYIVAAPPVFYARYRYRITEDRVDVRCGVLFIRHTLVPIERVHQVEIARGPINNILGLADVTITTAGGEAEIRYLEIDEAETVADRLNNLIGRMLRERMPAAPTPRPGAADE, encoded by the coding sequence ATGTCGTTTCCCGGCCCGGTGAACGGGCAGGCTCCGGCCGACGAGGGATCGCCGGAACCCGGGGCGGGCACGGACGGTTACCGGCGGCTGAACCGGAAGTGCATGCTCTCGATGTACATCGACTACGCCATGTGGTATGCGGTTCTGCTCGCGGCCTACATCCTCACGAAGACCTATGGAGAGGGATTCCTGGGGCCCTACTCCGATCCTGTCGGGTACGGGTTCCTGGTCGTCCTCGGGATCGCCCTGGTCTACATAGTTGCAGCCCCGCCGGTCTTCTACGCCCGGTACCGCTACCGGATCACCGAAGACAGGGTGGACGTGCGCTGCGGCGTCCTCTTCATCCGCCACACCCTGGTGCCGATCGAGCGGGTGCACCAGGTGGAGATCGCGAGAGGCCCGATAAACAACATCCTCGGCCTTGCGGACGTCACCATAACCACTGCAGGGGGCGAAGCGGAGATCAGGTACCTCGAGATTGACGAGGCGGAGACGGTGGCCGACCGGCTCAACAACCTGATCGGGAGGATGCTCCGGGAGAGGATGCCGGCGGCCCCCACCCCCCGGCCGGGGGCTGCAGACGAATGA
- a CDS encoding PH domain-containing protein, whose amino-acid sequence MTGAGTGTAADTPTRHGEKIRCHPSIIVERSISAIVVLAVLATQLARGAVPATLAILFVGLVLFNYRQWSRTTIQFNETDVVVERNTLFKMKKTLPYAKIASVNINRGILNRVFGTSRLLVNINSGSGATVPEAVLTFSEDVAEGIRAGMAERLYGHETVLEDEPAEPPVTFSPADVIVHGLFSVSTYQTVFGFAFLAYSVVQVYVSTVTGAGAGGTALVSLLMFFVVQLAPSVSLIFHYYNYRVYRRGDTIYLEHGLIRTYKTSFDVSRINAVRVKRTLAARLLSRSCIEAEVVGLASGSGESLRPVLCLLKDDATQQRLLEDLVPEFVAEHARERQPEGARSVLLIRAALASLALVLAAAYPSIYLYRETAALTGVAGTVLPYALPLATTAAILAIFYATAVSYRITEFGTGTDLFTFVSGAVDRETVVMNYDKVQMVRITRGPVARLFGVARARVHLLSAVGGASVSSGYFAGSRLAAIGETVMERIASGEYDWRKNSI is encoded by the coding sequence ATGACCGGAGCCGGCACCGGGACGGCTGCGGATACCCCAACCCGTCATGGCGAGAAGATCCGGTGCCACCCGAGCATCATCGTGGAGCGATCGATCTCCGCAATCGTGGTGCTGGCCGTCCTCGCCACGCAGCTCGCCAGGGGTGCCGTACCGGCCACGCTCGCGATCCTCTTCGTCGGGCTGGTGCTCTTCAACTACCGGCAGTGGAGCCGGACGACCATCCAGTTCAACGAGACGGACGTGGTGGTGGAGAGGAACACCCTCTTCAAGATGAAGAAGACGCTCCCCTACGCGAAGATTGCGTCGGTGAACATCAACCGGGGCATCCTGAATCGGGTCTTCGGGACGTCGAGGCTGCTCGTCAACATCAACTCGGGCAGCGGCGCCACGGTGCCGGAAGCCGTCCTGACGTTTAGCGAGGACGTGGCGGAGGGGATACGGGCCGGGATGGCAGAGCGGCTGTACGGCCACGAGACCGTTTTGGAAGACGAGCCGGCCGAACCCCCGGTCACGTTCTCCCCGGCGGACGTGATCGTCCACGGCCTCTTCAGCGTCTCGACCTACCAGACGGTCTTTGGGTTTGCGTTCCTGGCCTACTCCGTCGTTCAGGTATACGTCTCCACGGTGACGGGAGCGGGAGCGGGCGGTACGGCGCTGGTCTCCCTGCTGATGTTCTTCGTCGTCCAGCTGGCACCGTCGGTCTCGCTGATATTCCATTACTACAACTACCGGGTATACCGCCGGGGCGACACGATATACCTGGAGCACGGCCTGATCAGGACGTATAAGACGTCGTTTGACGTCTCGCGGATCAACGCCGTCCGGGTAAAGCGGACGCTCGCGGCCCGGCTCCTTTCCCGGTCGTGCATCGAGGCGGAGGTGGTGGGGCTCGCGTCCGGGAGCGGGGAGAGTCTCCGCCCCGTCCTCTGCCTCTTAAAAGACGATGCGACGCAGCAGAGGCTTCTCGAAGACCTGGTGCCGGAGTTCGTGGCCGAGCACGCCCGGGAGCGGCAGCCGGAGGGGGCGAGGAGCGTCCTCCTGATCCGGGCCGCGCTGGCCTCTCTCGCGCTCGTTCTGGCGGCGGCCTACCCGTCGATCTACCTCTACCGCGAGACGGCGGCCCTGACCGGGGTAGCCGGCACGGTGCTCCCGTACGCGCTGCCGCTCGCGACGACAGCAGCCATCCTCGCGATCTTCTACGCGACCGCGGTCTCCTACCGGATCACGGAGTTCGGTACCGGCACCGACCTCTTCACGTTCGTGAGCGGCGCCGTCGACCGCGAGACGGTCGTGATGAACTACGACAAGGTGCAGATGGTCCGGATAACGAGAGGGCCGGTCGCCCGGCTCTTCGGCGTCGCGAGGGCGAGGGTGCATCTCCTCTCGGCGGTCGGGGGAGCGAGCGTATCCTCGGGGTATTTTGCCGGGAGCCGCCTTGCCGCCATCGGCGAGACCGTCATGGAGCGGATCGCGAGCGGGGAGTACGATTGGCGGAAGAACAGTATCTGA
- a CDS encoding TIGR03768 family metallophosphoesterase, which produces MLFYKQPYLHLDSKKNMYNSKTGAILALLFVVFITAAGCTAPGSQPPEEGEPDYPIDSLVLTTVDRTVLPVPVPSTSPALDPDQVANFSEYGYGVWEFGEGLDYEKRLDLMPDGYTPGSDTDAEKLLTFFAMSDIHITDKESPAQVVYYGYKWGVISGYSPAMLYTTHTLDAAVQTVNALHKEDPFDFGISLGDAINSGQYNELQWYIDVLDGRMVNPDSGDRDDPIPGPLNDYQDQYKAAGLDESIRWYQVLGNHDHFWMGLFPPDDHVNSALTGTAVLELGNIFSDPRQLKSRGFYMGAIDGRTPYGDIIGAGPITDFPDGPPTVPADQNRSFLSRTEWIGGFLDSSSNPQGHGFNQSDRTTGFACYSFEPRSDVPIKVIVLDDTQRDDDPGEGSSGFGSIDQERYDWLVQELESGQAEGKLMIIAAHIPIVIQEDEAGLSSLMKWSEYAAVSDVDLIAKLQTYPNLMAWISGHRHQNTVIPIKSPDPDRPELGFWQVETASLREFPQQFRTFEVVYNDDNTVSIFTTNVDPAVRDGSPAAQSRSYAIAAQQIFQSPVEMKPSGAYNAELVLQLTPEMQEILQKTRRDL; this is translated from the coding sequence GTGCTCTTCTATAAACAGCCTTATCTTCATCTTGATTCAAAGAAAAATATGTACAATTCTAAAACAGGCGCCATACTGGCTCTTCTGTTCGTGGTGTTCATCACTGCAGCAGGATGTACTGCTCCCGGCTCCCAGCCCCCTGAAGAAGGAGAACCGGATTATCCAATAGATTCTCTGGTCCTGACAACAGTTGACAGAACCGTTCTTCCTGTCCCCGTCCCTTCGACGTCGCCTGCCCTGGATCCGGATCAGGTCGCGAACTTTTCAGAGTATGGATATGGGGTCTGGGAGTTCGGCGAGGGGCTGGATTATGAGAAGAGACTGGACCTCATGCCGGATGGATACACCCCTGGATCTGATACCGATGCAGAGAAACTTTTGACCTTCTTTGCCATGAGCGATATCCATATCACCGACAAAGAGTCTCCTGCTCAAGTGGTCTATTATGGCTATAAATGGGGTGTAATTTCTGGATACTCTCCGGCCATGCTGTATACCACCCATACCCTCGACGCAGCGGTCCAGACGGTGAACGCCCTTCACAAAGAGGATCCATTCGACTTCGGCATATCCCTTGGCGACGCAATCAACAGCGGCCAGTACAACGAACTGCAATGGTATATCGATGTGCTTGACGGCAGAATGGTCAACCCCGATTCGGGTGACAGGGACGATCCAATCCCCGGCCCTCTCAACGATTACCAGGACCAGTACAAAGCGGCAGGGCTTGATGAATCGATCAGATGGTATCAGGTTCTCGGCAATCACGATCACTTCTGGATGGGTCTCTTCCCTCCGGATGATCACGTCAACAGTGCCTTGACCGGTACCGCCGTACTCGAATTGGGTAATATCTTCTCCGACCCGCGCCAGTTGAAGAGCCGTGGCTTCTATATGGGAGCAATCGATGGTCGGACACCCTATGGTGACATTATCGGTGCAGGCCCCATCACCGACTTCCCTGATGGTCCCCCAACAGTCCCGGCCGATCAAAATCGCAGTTTCCTCTCGAGAACAGAGTGGATCGGTGGATTTTTAGACTCCTCTTCAAACCCTCAAGGACATGGATTCAACCAGTCCGATCGAACAACGGGATTTGCCTGTTATTCATTCGAACCGAGATCGGATGTTCCGATAAAGGTCATTGTGCTCGATGATACCCAGAGGGACGATGATCCCGGTGAAGGCAGTTCCGGGTTTGGTTCTATCGATCAGGAACGCTACGACTGGCTGGTACAGGAACTCGAGAGTGGTCAGGCTGAAGGAAAGCTCATGATCATCGCAGCCCACATCCCGATAGTCATCCAGGAGGATGAAGCCGGTCTGAGTTCGTTAATGAAATGGAGTGAGTACGCCGCGGTATCCGATGTTGATCTGATAGCCAAACTTCAGACCTATCCAAATCTCATGGCATGGATCTCGGGACATCGTCACCAGAATACCGTGATCCCTATCAAATCTCCGGATCCTGACCGCCCTGAACTCGGTTTCTGGCAGGTTGAAACCGCATCGCTGCGGGAGTTCCCCCAGCAGTTCCGGACCTTCGAGGTCGTCTATAACGACGACAATACCGTCTCAATCTTTACGACCAATGTTGATCCGGCGGTCAGAGACGGATCGCCCGCTGCCCAATCGCGGTCGTATGCTATCGCAGCCCAACAGATATTCCAATCTCCCGTAGAGATGAAACCGAGCGGTGCATATAACGCAGAGCTTGTTCTCCAGTTGACCCCGGAGATGCAGGAGATACTTCAGAAGACCAGAAGAGATCTCTAG
- a CDS encoding nucleotidyltransferase family protein, with product MHPIIREKIPDLAGIAARHRVRRLGIFGSAAGDRFDPAASDIDFVVEFEPMTPVEHARAYFGLAEDLARAFGREVDLVELSAVRNPIFRQAVEETAREIYAVA from the coding sequence ATGCACCCCATCATCCGCGAAAAGATCCCCGATCTCGCCGGCATCGCGGCACGTCACCGCGTGAGGCGACTGGGTATCTTCGGTTCGGCGGCAGGGGACCGGTTCGACCCGGCAGCAAGCGACATCGACTTCGTCGTCGAGTTCGAGCCGATGACCCCGGTGGAGCATGCACGGGCGTACTTCGGTCTCGCCGAAGACCTGGCCCGGGCCTTCGGGCGCGAGGTCGATCTTGTTGAGCTGTCTGCGGTAAGGAACCCGATCTTCCGCCAGGCGGTGGAAGAGACCGCGAGGGAGATCTATGCCGTCGCGTGA
- a CDS encoding HepT-like ribonuclease domain-containing protein, which yields MPSREARKYLYDIAEAAKYIAQFTAGRTYEEYHADPMLRSAVERQFEIIGEALNQLLRQEPALQKRISNAPLIIAFRNRLIHGYADVSDEVVWGIVEGYLPVLAGEVKALLAEDE from the coding sequence ATGCCGTCGCGTGAGGCGCGGAAGTATCTCTACGATATTGCCGAGGCCGCGAAGTATATCGCGCAGTTCACCGCCGGCAGGACGTACGAGGAGTATCATGCCGATCCCATGCTCCGCTCTGCGGTAGAGCGGCAGTTTGAGATCATCGGTGAAGCCCTGAACCAGCTCCTCCGACAGGAACCGGCTCTCCAGAAGAGGATCTCTAATGCACCCCTGATCATCGCGTTCAGAAACCGCTTGATTCACGGATACGCGGACGTATCGGACGAAGTTGTCTGGGGCATCGTCGAGGGATACCTCCCGGTTCTCGCCGGCGAGGTAAAGGCTCTTCTGGCAGAGGACGAGTAG
- a CDS encoding GHMP family kinase ATP-binding protein has product MAVMKIRGGDLDLVEYEFTSFSPGENIRPCGLKKDYRLTPVSGTVVARAPARIHLTVLDMNRFSPDHPGGGGIGFAIGVYCTAEVECTDSGLEIDYTREPLLRHFAEAFRQVVGYEGGFKIRARDHQYEHVGLGSTSTILIAAANALNTAVGSPLTSDELRLLLGCNFVEETEAGNVAFGFETGVGPAASSHGGMVVMGDELALIYRHAFGMGKNVYIAIPSSDISSAGEKEFDLLMNKARTLDYRDRELKSYLVLMDLIPALERGDLRKAGDVIWEIEFRGSKRAEVEHHGFEIYRYMAALRDAGLEFVGMSSVGPSIAVITDLPEEEVTEILAKAGLRVAIATTVDNEGLEVHLEERA; this is encoded by the coding sequence ATGGCTGTCATGAAGATCCGGGGCGGGGACCTCGACCTCGTCGAGTACGAGTTCACCTCCTTCTCCCCCGGCGAGAATATCCGCCCGTGCGGCCTCAAAAAGGACTACCGGCTCACCCCCGTATCCGGAACGGTCGTCGCCCGCGCCCCGGCGAGGATCCACCTCACCGTGCTTGACATGAACCGGTTCTCCCCAGATCACCCCGGGGGAGGCGGGATCGGGTTCGCCATCGGGGTCTACTGCACCGCCGAGGTCGAGTGCACGGATTCAGGGCTCGAGATCGACTACACCCGCGAACCGCTCCTCCGGCACTTCGCGGAGGCGTTCCGGCAGGTCGTCGGGTATGAGGGCGGTTTCAAGATCCGTGCCCGCGACCACCAGTACGAGCACGTCGGGCTCGGGTCGACGAGCACCATCCTGATCGCGGCCGCGAACGCCCTGAACACCGCCGTGGGCTCGCCGCTGACCTCCGATGAGCTCCGCCTCCTCCTCGGCTGCAACTTCGTCGAGGAGACGGAGGCCGGGAACGTCGCGTTCGGGTTCGAGACCGGTGTCGGGCCTGCCGCGAGCAGCCACGGCGGCATGGTGGTGATGGGCGACGAACTGGCGCTCATCTACCGGCACGCCTTCGGGATGGGCAAGAACGTCTATATCGCCATCCCGTCCTCCGACATCTCGTCGGCGGGGGAGAAGGAGTTCGACCTCCTGATGAACAAGGCCCGGACGCTCGACTACCGCGACCGCGAGCTGAAGTCCTACCTCGTCCTGATGGACCTCATCCCCGCGCTGGAGCGCGGCGATCTCCGGAAAGCCGGCGACGTCATCTGGGAGATCGAGTTCCGCGGCTCGAAACGCGCCGAGGTGGAGCATCACGGGTTCGAGATCTACCGCTACATGGCGGCGCTCCGGGACGCCGGCCTCGAGTTCGTCGGGATGAGTTCGGTCGGCCCGTCGATCGCGGTCATCACGGACCTCCCGGAGGAGGAGGTGACGGAGATCCTCGCGAAGGCAGGCCTCCGGGTCGCGATTGCTACCACGGTCGATAACGAGGGGCTGGAGGTTCACCTGGAAGAGCGGGCGTGA